The following proteins are co-located in the Micromonospora viridifaciens genome:
- a CDS encoding S8 family peptidase has product MHLRRPALAGALALLMAGAAPNAASASPDHKSGLAPVANPSATETVTLVTGDRVVVQAGPDGRTAFTIEKADRDGDISFETLTYRDGTYIIPSDAAPLVPEVLDRELFNVTKLAEYDYHDSVPVIVSYEPKAARTLSAPRGARVTAQLPSINAVAATIDRNGQWWRSAQPSRAAGAKSLAGTGALAGVDKIWLDGLAKVELSESVRQIGAPEAWAAGYDGAGVTVAVLDTGIDVDHPDLKGRVLAAQDFTDSGSPRDSHGHGTHVATTIAGTGAASGGKYTGVAPKARLLAGKVCVSEGCPFSAIMLGMQWAATQGADVVNMSLGGGFSDGSDPLSQTVNALTEQYGTLFVVAAGNSGVYGEGSVDAPGAADAALTVGAVDKADKLAYFSGHGPRLGDYAIKPDLTAPGVGIVAGRAAGTAMGSPVDDHYTAASGTSMATPHVAGAAALFLQQHPGLSPAQVKAALASTAVANGDLEVYQQGGGRLDLRNAVTSAVLPDRSPLSLGYFAYPQDEAAPVSTTVSYTNRGTETVTIDLALDVKNREGSTASADMLTVSPASLTIAPGGTAKAKVTLDIRVGAAGVYGGYLTASRNGGTINHIPVGYYKEGVRHELRVKGIDRNGQPANALGMIDVLDVVDTARFMEIDNQFDNGVVTLRVPPGTYSVAGLIYTRHEQQGSLPERTWVGDPEIKIDRDTTLVFDARQAAPVRIVTPEPVTPTGIGTLGWWRQTEAGWPFAHNFHGSPSLVSATPTAPVTRGDFELYTRQRLVGGPQNSILYDLVVPFHGQVPADPAFVADPARLARVNSRYHSDVTGHTMLQLRHMYRPWSLASSEIATVHAAPQERVEYLVAEENCYAQWMYGALAYVGEMREPTTCYKPGERRDQSWFRQVARPGFNAGSQHEPGVPTTRDGDGLTLFMYEWLDSDRHYGMTDSRVDTTAVRVYENGRLIGQGPRAQGTITVSPDKAEHRIELDVARKADWWTTSTETHTAWTLRSKGSTSGPVVLPLLQVDYNVPVDLLNTTAQPSNRQGPLTLGLTVGHQVGADGPAVRGAKVSISYDDGKTWQKRPVRGLDGGRFEVTLDNRDPAETNGFVALRVEAWDADNNRIEQTIIRAWQLPPAR; this is encoded by the coding sequence GTGCATCTCCGTAGACCCGCGCTGGCCGGTGCGCTGGCGCTCCTAATGGCCGGGGCGGCGCCCAACGCCGCGTCGGCAAGCCCTGACCACAAGTCCGGGCTGGCCCCGGTCGCCAACCCGTCCGCCACGGAAACCGTCACCCTCGTCACCGGCGACCGGGTCGTCGTGCAGGCCGGGCCGGACGGGCGGACCGCCTTCACCATCGAGAAGGCCGACCGCGACGGCGACATCTCGTTCGAGACGCTCACCTACCGCGATGGGACCTACATCATCCCGTCCGACGCCGCGCCGCTGGTCCCCGAGGTGCTGGACCGGGAGCTGTTCAACGTCACCAAGCTGGCCGAGTACGACTACCACGACTCGGTGCCGGTGATCGTCAGCTACGAACCGAAGGCTGCCCGCACCCTGTCCGCGCCACGGGGTGCGCGGGTTACGGCGCAACTGCCGAGCATCAACGCGGTCGCCGCCACCATCGACCGGAACGGGCAGTGGTGGCGCTCCGCGCAGCCCTCCCGTGCGGCCGGAGCCAAGAGCCTGGCCGGGACCGGGGCGCTGGCCGGTGTGGACAAGATCTGGCTCGACGGGCTGGCCAAGGTGGAGCTCAGCGAGAGCGTACGGCAGATCGGCGCGCCCGAGGCGTGGGCCGCCGGCTACGACGGCGCCGGGGTCACCGTGGCCGTCCTGGACACCGGCATCGACGTCGACCACCCGGATCTGAAGGGCAGGGTGCTCGCCGCGCAGGACTTCACCGACAGCGGCAGCCCCCGCGACTCGCACGGGCACGGCACCCACGTGGCGACGACGATCGCCGGCACCGGAGCGGCCTCCGGCGGCAAGTACACCGGTGTGGCACCGAAGGCGCGGCTGCTCGCCGGCAAGGTGTGCGTCTCGGAGGGTTGCCCGTTCTCGGCGATCATGCTCGGCATGCAGTGGGCCGCCACCCAGGGGGCGGACGTGGTGAACATGAGCCTCGGCGGCGGTTTCAGCGACGGCTCCGACCCACTCAGCCAGACGGTCAACGCCCTCACCGAGCAGTACGGCACCCTGTTCGTGGTCGCCGCCGGCAACTCGGGAGTGTACGGCGAGGGCTCGGTCGACGCGCCTGGCGCGGCCGATGCCGCGCTGACCGTGGGCGCGGTCGACAAGGCCGACAAACTGGCGTACTTCTCCGGGCACGGCCCGCGGCTGGGCGACTACGCGATCAAGCCGGATCTCACCGCCCCCGGCGTCGGCATCGTCGCCGGCCGCGCCGCCGGGACCGCCATGGGCAGCCCGGTGGACGACCACTACACCGCCGCCTCGGGCACCTCGATGGCGACCCCGCACGTCGCCGGCGCGGCGGCGCTGTTCCTGCAGCAGCACCCGGGCCTGTCCCCGGCCCAGGTCAAGGCGGCGTTGGCGAGCACGGCGGTGGCGAACGGCGACCTCGAGGTCTACCAGCAGGGCGGTGGGCGACTGGACCTGCGCAACGCCGTCACCTCGGCGGTGCTGCCCGACCGGTCGCCGCTGAGTCTCGGCTACTTCGCCTACCCGCAGGACGAGGCCGCCCCGGTGAGCACCACGGTCAGCTACACCAACCGCGGCACAGAGACGGTCACCATCGACCTGGCGCTCGACGTCAAGAACCGGGAGGGAAGCACCGCGAGCGCCGACATGCTCACCGTCTCGCCGGCCTCGCTGACCATCGCGCCCGGCGGCACCGCGAAGGCCAAGGTCACCCTGGACATCCGGGTCGGCGCGGCCGGGGTCTACGGCGGCTACCTGACGGCCAGCCGGAACGGCGGGACGATCAACCACATCCCGGTTGGTTACTACAAGGAAGGTGTGCGCCACGAACTGCGGGTGAAGGGCATCGACCGCAACGGCCAGCCCGCCAACGCGCTCGGCATGATCGACGTGTTGGACGTGGTCGACACCGCGCGGTTCATGGAGATCGACAACCAGTTCGACAACGGCGTGGTCACGCTGCGGGTGCCGCCGGGCACCTACTCGGTGGCCGGCCTCATCTACACCCGTCACGAGCAGCAGGGCTCGTTGCCGGAACGGACCTGGGTCGGCGATCCCGAGATCAAGATCGACCGAGACACGACGCTGGTGTTCGACGCGCGGCAGGCCGCCCCGGTCAGGATCGTGACTCCGGAACCGGTCACACCGACCGGCATCGGGACCCTGGGGTGGTGGCGCCAGACGGAAGCGGGCTGGCCGTTCGCCCACAACTTCCACGGATCCCCCTCCCTGGTCTCCGCGACGCCGACCGCCCCGGTCACTCGCGGCGACTTCGAGCTCTACACCCGACAGCGGCTCGTCGGCGGGCCGCAGAACTCGATCCTGTACGACCTGGTCGTGCCGTTCCACGGGCAGGTGCCCGCCGACCCGGCCTTCGTGGCCGATCCGGCCCGGCTGGCCCGGGTGAACAGCCGCTACCACAGTGACGTCACCGGGCACACCATGCTTCAGCTGCGGCACATGTACCGGCCCTGGTCGCTCGCGTCGAGCGAGATCGCGACCGTGCACGCGGCGCCGCAGGAGCGGGTCGAATACCTGGTGGCCGAGGAGAACTGCTACGCGCAGTGGATGTACGGGGCACTCGCGTACGTCGGGGAGATGAGGGAGCCGACCACCTGTTACAAGCCGGGCGAGCGGCGCGACCAGAGCTGGTTCCGGCAGGTGGCCCGGCCCGGGTTCAACGCCGGTAGCCAGCACGAGCCGGGAGTGCCGACGACCCGCGACGGGGACGGGCTCACGCTCTTCATGTACGAGTGGCTTGACTCCGACCGGCACTACGGCATGACGGACAGCAGGGTCGACACCACCGCCGTCCGCGTCTACGAGAACGGCAGGCTGATCGGCCAGGGCCCGCGGGCCCAGGGCACGATCACGGTCAGCCCGGACAAGGCCGAGCACCGGATCGAGCTGGACGTGGCCCGCAAGGCGGACTGGTGGACCACCTCCACCGAGACCCACACCGCCTGGACCCTCCGATCGAAGGGCTCCACCTCGGGCCCGGTGGTGCTGCCGCTGCTGCAGGTCGACTACAACGTCCCGGTGGACCTGCTCAACACCACCGCACAGCCGAGCAACCGGCAGGGCCCGCTGACCCTCGGTCTCACCGTCGGCCACCAGGTCGGCGCCGACGGCCCGGCAGTCCGCGGCGCCAAGGTGTCGATCTCGTACGACGACGGCAAGACCTGGCAGAAGCGCCCCGTCCGAGGCCTCGACGGCGGCCGGTTCGAGGTGACCCTCGACAACCGCGACCCGGCGGAGACCAACGGTTTCGTGGCTCTGCGGGTCGAGGCGTGGGATGCCGACAACAACCGGATCGAGCAGACGATCATCCGGGCCTGGCAGCTGCCGCCCGCCCGCTGA
- a CDS encoding helix-turn-helix domain-containing protein, which translates to MPLDGPDVAMLAYAGAGSFDYVTVNEIFGVDYSPRFGSWYRTRTCGVAPGPVDLDGGVTVRAAYGLDAAERADLLIVPGWTKEQEAPPQALLTTLRRAYRRGARIMSICTGAFVLGHAGLLDHRRVTTHWAKAPLLAALFPAATVDPRALFVDDHRVLTAAGMSAGMDLALHVVRGDFGADAAATIARRLVLAGYRSGGQAQFVDSPLGADPADPLPDLLDWMRRHLAQRRSLGSLAARVHMSPRTLARRFQRLTGMSPHQWLMRERILAAQRLLETGDESVEQIAARTGIGSASNLRHSFRRELGVSPQAYRTTFRSRRNADQPG; encoded by the coding sequence ATGCCGCTGGACGGGCCCGACGTCGCCATGCTGGCGTACGCCGGCGCGGGGAGCTTCGACTACGTGACGGTCAACGAGATCTTCGGCGTCGACTACTCCCCCCGATTCGGATCGTGGTACCGGACCCGCACGTGTGGCGTGGCGCCGGGGCCGGTCGACCTCGACGGCGGGGTCACCGTCCGGGCGGCGTACGGCCTCGACGCAGCGGAACGGGCCGACCTGCTGATCGTTCCCGGGTGGACGAAGGAGCAGGAGGCGCCGCCGCAGGCGCTGCTGACGACCCTGCGCCGGGCGTATCGGCGCGGGGCGCGGATCATGTCGATCTGCACCGGGGCGTTCGTGCTCGGTCACGCCGGCCTGCTCGATCACCGGCGGGTCACCACGCACTGGGCGAAGGCCCCGCTGCTCGCCGCGCTGTTCCCGGCCGCGACCGTGGACCCGCGCGCACTGTTCGTCGACGACCACCGCGTGCTGACGGCGGCGGGCATGTCGGCGGGGATGGATCTCGCGCTGCACGTCGTACGCGGTGACTTCGGCGCGGACGCCGCGGCCACCATCGCCCGCCGGCTGGTGCTGGCCGGCTACCGCAGCGGGGGCCAGGCGCAGTTCGTCGACTCACCGCTGGGCGCCGATCCGGCTGATCCGCTGCCGGATCTGCTGGACTGGATGCGCCGGCACCTGGCGCAGCGGCGGTCGCTGGGCTCGCTGGCCGCACGGGTGCACATGAGCCCGCGCACCCTGGCCCGGCGTTTCCAACGCCTCACCGGAATGAGCCCGCACCAGTGGCTCATGCGCGAGCGGATACTGGCCGCGCAGCGGCTGCTCGAGACCGGCGACGAGTCGGTCGAACAGATCGCCGCCCGGACCGGGATCGGCTCGGCCAGCAACCTGCGGCACAGCTTCCGTCGTGAGCTCGGCGTCTCGCCTCAGGCGTACCGCACCACGTTCCGCTCCCGGCGCAACGCCGACCAACCCGGCTAG
- a CDS encoding MBL fold metallo-hydrolase translates to MNETSPAFGRRTFLLAATAVTVTGAVGVADPASATARSGTGGPLVASRSVGAFEVTPLLDATGSFFLDRQAAFPAATPHDWDRARVVDPGAFGPGETWQLDFRCYAVRGPRDRLMLVDAGVGPDGSPAGGWAPTPGRLPSELERAGIDPADVDTVVLTHLHEDHFGWSVGLDGTPLFPNARYVVQRREVEALPDGDAARAYVVDPLRTTGQLDEVDGVARLATGRGGAGGSVRVIPTPGHTPGHQSVVVDHGRDQVIITGDVLVHAVQLVDPEVAYRYEADPEVARRTRQRLLAAARARRAVLATAHLRQPWTEVPDPTGVRGQ, encoded by the coding sequence ATGAATGAGACTTCCCCCGCGTTCGGGCGACGGACCTTCCTGCTCGCCGCCACCGCCGTGACGGTCACCGGCGCGGTGGGCGTCGCCGACCCGGCGAGCGCCACCGCGCGCAGCGGGACAGGGGGACCGCTGGTGGCGTCACGGTCGGTCGGCGCGTTCGAGGTGACTCCGTTGCTCGACGCCACCGGGTCGTTCTTCCTCGACCGGCAGGCGGCGTTCCCTGCGGCGACGCCGCACGACTGGGACCGCGCCCGGGTCGTCGACCCCGGCGCCTTCGGCCCCGGGGAGACCTGGCAGCTCGACTTCCGCTGCTACGCCGTCCGGGGGCCGCGCGACCGGCTGATGCTGGTCGACGCCGGGGTGGGACCCGACGGCAGCCCGGCCGGGGGCTGGGCACCGACGCCCGGCCGGCTCCCGTCCGAGCTCGAGCGCGCCGGGATCGACCCGGCGGACGTCGACACGGTGGTGCTGACCCACCTGCACGAGGACCACTTCGGCTGGTCCGTCGGGCTGGACGGCACACCGCTGTTCCCCAACGCCCGGTACGTCGTCCAGCGCCGCGAGGTGGAGGCGTTACCGGACGGCGACGCGGCCCGGGCGTACGTCGTCGACCCGCTGCGCACCACCGGCCAGCTCGACGAGGTCGACGGGGTCGCCCGCCTCGCCACCGGCCGGGGCGGGGCGGGCGGGTCGGTCCGCGTCATCCCCACCCCGGGGCACACGCCGGGTCACCAGTCGGTGGTCGTCGACCATGGCCGCGATCAGGTGATCATCACCGGCGACGTGCTGGTCCATGCGGTCCAACTCGTCGACCCCGAGGTGGCCTACCGGTACGAGGCCGACCCCGAGGTCGCCCGCCGGACCCGTCAGCGACTCCTCGCCGCGGCCCGCGCCCGCCGTGCTGTGCTGGCCACCGCGCACCTGCGGCAGCCGTGGACTGAGGTGCCTGACCCGACCGGCGTGCGGGGGCAGTGA
- a CDS encoding GNAT family N-acetyltransferase, which translates to MILAEAFMRDPVSEWIFPDEEHRAKSHPAFFGEFVNLVLEAGEIYLAGEGAGVTLWLPVDGSDEPDEGQELLQTLEAAVGAEATKRFAVLDGLMAANHPSEPHWYLPFIAVHPDQHSKGVGSALLRHKLTQLDEAGSAAYLEASSPRNATLYERHGFGFGPSILDLPDGPSLYPMWRNPARPVRG; encoded by the coding sequence ATGATCCTGGCGGAAGCGTTCATGCGTGACCCGGTCAGCGAGTGGATCTTCCCGGACGAGGAGCATCGGGCGAAGTCACATCCGGCGTTCTTCGGGGAGTTCGTCAACCTCGTCCTCGAGGCGGGCGAGATCTATCTGGCCGGCGAGGGCGCGGGCGTCACCCTGTGGCTGCCCGTCGACGGCAGCGACGAGCCCGACGAGGGGCAGGAACTGCTGCAGACGCTGGAAGCCGCCGTCGGCGCGGAGGCGACCAAGCGGTTCGCCGTCCTCGACGGGCTGATGGCGGCCAACCACCCGAGCGAGCCGCACTGGTACCTGCCGTTCATCGCGGTGCACCCTGACCAGCACAGCAAGGGCGTGGGTTCGGCCCTGCTCCGGCACAAGCTCACCCAACTCGACGAAGCCGGCTCGGCGGCCTATCTCGAGGCGAGTTCGCCGCGCAACGCAACGCTCTACGAGCGGCACGGGTTCGGGTTCGGTCCGTCCATCCTGGATCTACCGGACGGCCCGAGTCTCTATCCGATGTGGCGAAATCCTGCCCGACCGGTGCGGGGCTGA
- a CDS encoding prenyltransferase has product MLEPRLIPRPRPAAGGATPVRGLATWRGLLRLARLRFLLYNLLPVGLAVAVSVHQGHPLDLRWYAVAQLFAWTVHVMTHFCNEYFDLEADRANVYFTPWTGGSRALVDGLVTPMVSLGAGFVLFGLSTLMVAIMPSWQGRLLATAAVVLAWFYTAPPLRLNYRGAGELTVAAILNGLWPAVAVVLQAGTVPWLLLAVLAPTALLQVARMMVMNLGDRRSDAMVGKRTLPVIVGYRPAVRLIVTAQPVAYGMLTAFAALGWVPWLVWAAMVATAPLSVWLVLQLRRGAMGDLDPGRMTPVVFWASNHVSLIVAAAMLGVLLDAARRSADTGALAVLGAILAGYGLLFAHRLWLARRVAARPDPAAGPTARG; this is encoded by the coding sequence ATGCTGGAACCCCGCCTGATTCCGCGACCTCGCCCTGCCGCCGGCGGGGCCACCCCCGTGCGCGGCCTCGCTACGTGGAGAGGGCTGCTCCGCCTGGCCCGGCTGCGCTTCCTCCTCTACAACCTCCTGCCGGTGGGCCTGGCCGTCGCGGTCTCGGTCCATCAGGGCCACCCGCTCGATCTCAGGTGGTACGCCGTCGCGCAGCTGTTCGCGTGGACGGTCCACGTCATGACCCACTTCTGCAACGAGTACTTCGACCTGGAGGCCGACCGGGCGAACGTCTACTTCACCCCGTGGACCGGCGGCAGCCGGGCCCTGGTGGACGGCCTGGTCACGCCCATGGTGTCGCTCGGCGCCGGCTTCGTCCTGTTCGGCCTGTCGACGCTGATGGTGGCGATCATGCCGTCCTGGCAGGGGCGCCTGCTCGCCACCGCGGCCGTGGTGCTGGCCTGGTTCTACACCGCCCCGCCGCTGCGGCTGAACTACCGGGGTGCGGGCGAGCTGACGGTCGCCGCGATCCTCAACGGCCTCTGGCCCGCCGTCGCGGTGGTGCTCCAGGCGGGCACCGTGCCGTGGCTGCTGCTGGCCGTGCTGGCACCCACCGCGTTGCTGCAGGTGGCGCGGATGATGGTGATGAACCTGGGCGACCGCCGATCGGACGCCATGGTCGGCAAGCGCACGCTGCCGGTCATCGTCGGCTACCGGCCCGCGGTGCGCCTGATCGTCACCGCCCAACCGGTCGCGTACGGGATGCTCACCGCCTTCGCGGCGCTCGGCTGGGTGCCGTGGCTGGTGTGGGCGGCGATGGTCGCGACCGCGCCGCTGTCGGTCTGGCTCGTCCTCCAGTTGCGCCGCGGGGCGATGGGCGACCTCGACCCCGGGCGCATGACACCGGTGGTGTTCTGGGCCTCGAACCACGTCTCCCTGATCGTCGCGGCGGCGATGCTCGGCGTACTCCTGGACGCGGCGCGGCGCTCCGCCGACACCGGTGCGCTGGCCGTGCTCGGCGCGATCCTGGCCGGCTACGGGCTTTTGTTCGCCCACCGCCTGTGGTTGGCCCGCCGCGTGGCGGCCCGGCCCGATCCGGCTGCCGGCCCGACGGCCCGGGGCTGA
- a CDS encoding GOLPH3/VPS74 family protein codes for MTYSGAPPTFRLADALFLIGHDEFSGKPHGAVDRLECALAGAALAELMFERRIAAEDGRIVPIDGRLWQEPLSDLLITEIMRREGAHPIQLWIRYLRDHLNICERVGTRLATAGVVRREQGRLLARSVRWPAVDPNQAASPRVRLTAMLMRQHSAEVDVETLLLGALIEPVNLGTNAFDAQVNVRMRECARLLPPPLQGLLGAVVAALDATTVSVRR; via the coding sequence ATGACCTACTCCGGCGCACCTCCGACATTCCGGCTCGCCGACGCGCTGTTTCTCATCGGCCATGACGAATTTTCGGGAAAGCCGCACGGTGCGGTCGACCGGCTCGAGTGCGCGCTCGCCGGGGCCGCGCTCGCGGAGCTGATGTTCGAGCGCCGGATCGCCGCGGAGGACGGCAGGATAGTCCCGATCGACGGGCGCCTGTGGCAGGAACCCCTGTCCGACCTGCTGATCACCGAGATCATGCGACGGGAGGGAGCGCATCCGATCCAGTTGTGGATCCGGTATCTGCGCGATCACCTGAACATCTGCGAGCGCGTCGGCACCCGGTTGGCGACCGCCGGCGTAGTGCGGCGGGAGCAGGGGCGGCTGCTCGCCAGATCCGTCCGCTGGCCGGCGGTCGACCCCAACCAGGCCGCCTCACCACGGGTGCGGCTGACCGCGATGCTGATGCGGCAGCACAGCGCCGAGGTCGATGTGGAGACCCTGCTGCTGGGCGCTCTCATCGAGCCGGTGAACCTGGGCACCAACGCCTTCGACGCGCAGGTCAACGTCCGGATGCGGGAGTGCGCCCGACTGCTGCCGCCACCGCTGCAGGGCCTGCTCGGTGCGGTGGTCGCCGCACTCGACGCCACCACCGTCAGCGTCCGGCGCTGA
- a CDS encoding helix-turn-helix transcriptional regulator: protein MRDNDRVLGEVGISDGAEKVYRSLLANPGASVTELRALTGFGQRRLRGALSELESKAMITRRSGSRAHYQSVPPDVVVEVLVRSREEALRQVRLDAKRLAALHRVPAEQERVTELIEVVTSREAYAERWKQLQLSARRSLHVFVRPPFAQQRPEDSEPLQEQLLARGVPSHAIYDEETLKQPGVLEHAQRMVALGEEARVVKGLPMKLSMSDRRTALVPFVQSDPNRAVDAGLVVHECALLDALVALWDIYWERGVQLRFDGQELTARSRAADEDTVLTLMVSGMKDEAIAARLGVSAQTVRRRISEIQRRLGVSTRFQAGVALGRQGWPAR, encoded by the coding sequence ATGCGCGACAACGACCGGGTGCTGGGCGAGGTGGGTATCAGCGACGGCGCCGAAAAGGTCTACCGGTCACTGCTGGCCAATCCCGGGGCGAGCGTGACCGAACTGCGGGCATTGACCGGCTTTGGCCAGCGGCGGCTGCGCGGCGCGCTGTCCGAACTGGAGAGCAAGGCGATGATCACCCGGCGCAGCGGCTCCCGGGCCCATTACCAGTCGGTGCCCCCAGACGTCGTGGTCGAGGTCCTGGTCCGTTCGAGGGAGGAGGCGCTGCGCCAGGTACGCCTCGACGCCAAGCGGCTCGCGGCGCTGCACCGCGTGCCGGCCGAGCAGGAACGGGTCACCGAGCTGATCGAGGTGGTGACCAGCCGGGAAGCGTACGCCGAACGCTGGAAGCAGCTGCAGCTGAGTGCGCGCCGCAGCCTGCACGTCTTCGTCCGGCCGCCGTTCGCCCAGCAGCGTCCCGAGGACTCCGAGCCGCTGCAGGAGCAGCTGCTCGCCCGCGGCGTGCCATCCCACGCCATCTACGACGAGGAGACACTGAAGCAACCCGGCGTGCTCGAGCACGCCCAGAGGATGGTTGCGCTCGGGGAGGAGGCGCGGGTCGTGAAGGGGCTGCCGATGAAGCTGTCCATGTCCGACCGCCGCACCGCCCTGGTGCCGTTCGTCCAGTCGGATCCGAACCGGGCCGTCGACGCCGGCCTGGTGGTGCACGAGTGCGCCCTCCTCGACGCGCTCGTCGCGCTCTGGGACATCTACTGGGAGCGCGGCGTGCAACTGCGGTTCGACGGCCAGGAACTAACCGCCAGGTCCCGGGCGGCCGATGAGGACACGGTGTTGACCCTGATGGTCAGCGGGATGAAGGACGAGGCGATCGCCGCTCGGCTGGGAGTGTCGGCGCAGACCGTGCGCCGCCGGATCTCCGAGATCCAACGGCGTCTCGGTGTGAGCACACGGTTTCAGGCCGGCGTCGCGCTGGGCCGGCAGGGCTGGCCGGCGAGGTAG
- a CDS encoding APC family permease, producing the protein MSADSFFDSGLRRGRLGTAHLVFFTVAASAPLTVLGGGVTTMFAVSGNTGAALGYVLLAAVLAVFATGYAAMSRHVANAGAFYAYIANGLGRAGGVAGSAVALAAYNAIQIGLYGLIGAILGEFLSAKAGLDLAWWGWALIAWVLVGLLGILRIDLNATVLAILLGLECVVVVIFDAVAFTHPAGTAVSFAGIDPGNLFTAGFGAVLAFTIASFTGFESGAIYSEEVKDPRRTVARATYIAVAFTGLFYAVSAWALTVLTGPENAAKDSAEAGPGVVFGALEQYAGTVVADLANVLFITSVLAALLSFHNGVARYLFALGRERVLPRFLGATSPRSGAPLAGSLVQSTLAVIVFLAFAMAGRDPIIDLFTWLSGAAAVGVVLLMTLTSAAVVGFFRGRPGPETLWQRMLAPVLATLLLGVVLVMLLINFDALLDPGTASYMRWLLPAIPVVAGVLGLIWGVALKSARPEAYARIGRVAEDALHEPGLHPSPEPDRDRWVRAGQR; encoded by the coding sequence TTGTCGGCTGATTCCTTTTTCGACAGTGGGCTACGCCGTGGCCGCCTCGGCACGGCCCACCTCGTGTTCTTCACCGTCGCCGCCTCGGCGCCGTTGACCGTGCTCGGCGGCGGTGTCACCACGATGTTCGCGGTGAGCGGCAACACCGGCGCCGCCCTGGGATACGTGCTGCTCGCCGCCGTTCTCGCGGTCTTCGCCACCGGCTACGCGGCGATGAGCCGGCATGTCGCCAACGCGGGCGCCTTCTACGCGTACATCGCGAACGGCCTTGGCCGGGCCGGCGGGGTGGCCGGCTCGGCGGTCGCCCTGGCGGCGTACAACGCGATCCAAATCGGTCTCTACGGCCTGATCGGCGCGATCCTCGGGGAGTTCCTGTCCGCCAAGGCGGGCCTGGACCTCGCCTGGTGGGGTTGGGCCCTGATCGCCTGGGTGCTCGTCGGCCTGCTCGGCATCCTGCGGATCGACCTGAACGCCACCGTCCTGGCGATCCTGCTCGGCCTCGAGTGCGTGGTCGTGGTGATCTTCGACGCGGTCGCCTTCACCCACCCGGCCGGCACGGCCGTCAGCTTCGCCGGCATCGATCCCGGCAACCTGTTCACCGCCGGCTTCGGCGCGGTGCTGGCGTTCACCATCGCCTCCTTCACCGGCTTCGAGAGCGGCGCCATCTACAGCGAGGAGGTCAAGGATCCGCGGCGGACGGTGGCTCGGGCCACCTACATCGCCGTCGCCTTCACCGGTCTGTTCTACGCCGTCTCCGCCTGGGCGCTGACCGTGCTGACCGGACCGGAGAACGCGGCGAAGGATTCCGCGGAGGCCGGCCCGGGGGTCGTCTTCGGCGCGCTGGAGCAGTACGCGGGCACCGTCGTCGCCGACCTGGCGAACGTGCTGTTCATCACCTCGGTGCTGGCGGCCCTCCTCTCGTTCCACAACGGAGTCGCCCGATACCTCTTCGCGCTGGGCCGGGAGCGGGTCCTGCCGCGCTTCCTCGGCGCGACCTCGCCCCGCAGCGGGGCTCCCCTGGCCGGCTCCCTGGTGCAGAGCACGCTCGCGGTCATCGTCTTCCTGGCGTTCGCGATGGCGGGCCGGGACCCCATCATCGACCTGTTCACCTGGCTGTCCGGCGCGGCGGCGGTCGGGGTGGTGCTGCTGATGACGCTGACCTCCGCGGCCGTGGTCGGGTTCTTCCGGGGCCGGCCGGGGCCGGAGACCCTCTGGCAGCGGATGCTCGCGCCGGTGCTCGCCACGCTCCTGCTCGGCGTCGTGCTGGTGATGTTGCTGATCAACTTCGACGCCCTGCTCGACCCCGGCACCGCGAGTTACATGAGGTGGCTGCTGCCGGCGATTCCGGTGGTCGCCGGGGTGCTCGGGCTCATCTGGGGCGTCGCCCTGAAGTCGGCTCGCCCTGAGGCGTACGCCCGGATCGGGCGGGTCGCGGAGGACGCGCTGCACGAGCCGGGCCTGCACCCGTCGCCGGAGCCGGACCGCGACCGGTGGGTGCGCGCCGGCCAGCGGTGA